The Gemmatimonadaceae bacterium DNA segment TTGGCGGCCTTAGTTTGATTCTTCAGGGCGCGGGATGATGCTACCGGCGGAGGGGCGTACCGGTATGGTCGGGGATGTCGGATTTCAAGAAACTAGATGTATGGAACAAGGCGCATCTACTCGCGCTTGATGCTCACAAGACAGCGATAGGGATTCGCGGCGCACACTACGTATCGCTTAGAAGCCAGCTTATTCGCGCGGCGATGTCCATCCCGGCGAACATTGTCGAAGGGCGGGAACAGGCAAGTGAAAAAGACTTCGCGAGATTCCTGCGATACTCAATCGGGTCTGCGTCCGAGCTTGAGTATCACTTGATCATCGGACGGAACATGGGATTGATCTCTCAGGAGTCGTTCGATTCGCTGCTCGAGAAGATCGAGCAGGTTCGGAAGATGCTCCACGGATTGGTTCGGCGGCTCGAGAGCGGCTGACTGGCCGGAAAAGTTGTCTGAGGCCAAAACGATCAAAAGATCCTTCCGGCTGTTGGCATTCCGGCCGTCGGCATCCGGCCGAAACGGAACGGATGCTTAACGCTCGCCGCCGGCTGCCCGCAGCATCAGTTCCGCAACGGCCGGGGGCCGACAGCCGGCGAGCCAAAAGCCGGAAGGATTCGTTCCGTCGTCAGTAATGGGGGCAAAAGCATGGAGTGTTGACGATTCGTCCACAATCCATGTAAGTTTACTATCATCAACATTAATATGATGTTGACGATCACCCACATATCATGCGATCACTCACTCCGAAGGACCTCGGCGCACTAGGCCGCAACGCCCGCACCAGTAACGGCTTAACCCAAGCCCAACTGGGCGAACGGATCGGCGCGAGCCGCTATTGGGTTGCAGAGTTTGAACGGGGAAAGAGCGGTGCCGAGCTTGGGTTGACACTCAAGGCACTGCGCGCCCTCAACCTGGTGATCACCGTTGAGCCAAAGGATGTCGTTCTTCGTCGCCAGCAAGCCGAAACCTCCGCGAGACAATCGACGAGTCACACCCCGAGCCAGCCAACGGTCGACCTCTCGGCAATCCTGAAACGATCGATAACGCGCGCTGGATAATGGCTGCCAAATCACGACTGACGAAGTCTGCTCGGGTACGTCTTGTCGCTCTTCTCAATGGCAACGTGGTCGGGCATGTCTACCAGATGGGAAATGGCCGCCTGGCGTTCGTTTACGACGAAGAATGGCGGACAGGCGATTTCGCATACCCACTGTCGCTATCGATGCCTTTGCTGGCTCGAGAACACAGTGACCGTGCAATTCGTGCGTACCTATGGGGTCTGCTTCCGGACAATCCCGACGTGCTGGCGTGGTGGGCCAAACGATACGGAGTCTCGAGGTACCGAATAGTCGACCTGCTCGCGCATGTCGGTGAGGACTGTGCCGGCGCGATTCAATTCACCGTGCCGGAACGCACGCAAGAGCTGGTTGGCGCTACAACTCTTGTTGACGAATTGTCACTCGTTCAGTGGATGGATGAGACCGAGCTCGAATCACGACTGCGCGACCTGCGTCTCAAC contains these protein-coding regions:
- a CDS encoding helix-turn-helix transcriptional regulator, coding for MRSLTPKDLGALGRNARTSNGLTQAQLGERIGASRYWVAEFERGKSGAELGLTLKALRALNLVITVEPKDVVLRRQQAETSARQSTSHTPSQPTVDLSAILKRSITRAG
- a CDS encoding four helix bundle protein — encoded protein: MSDFKKLDVWNKAHLLALDAHKTAIGIRGAHYVSLRSQLIRAAMSIPANIVEGREQASEKDFARFLRYSIGSASELEYHLIIGRNMGLISQESFDSLLEKIEQVRKMLHGLVRRLESG